The Streptomyces sp. TLI_105 DNA segment GCACACCCAGGGACCGCCGCAGCACCGTCACGCCCGACACGACGAGGGCTTCTACGTCCTCTCCGGCACCGTGCGGTTCACCGTCGGGGACGAGGACTACGACGCCGCCACGGGCACGCTCGTGATGGTTCCGCCCGGTACCCCGCACACCTTCGCCAACCTGACCGACCAACCCGCCGTCATGCTCAGCACGTTCACCCCCGACCTGTACGTGCAGTACTTCCGGGAACTCCAGGAGGTGCTCGCCGGCGGCCGACCGCTGACTCCACAGGCCAACATCGACGCGATGAGCCGCTACGCGACCGAGCCCGCCACCGGCCTCGCCTGAAGCCGACGGAACAGCCCGTCCCGGCCACCCTCCTTTCGACCGGCGGGGCGGTGGCGCTGCCGCCTTTCGGCGCCCGGGCCCCTCGGACGACGGACCGGGCCTTCACCGGCGCTCTTCCGGCAAGCGACGCAATCGACGGGGCCCCGTGAACCGGTGGCCCATGAACGGGAACCATGAACATCGCCTATTGATCAGAAACGGCTCGGGTTCTCATCGACATGAGGAGTCTTCACCAAGGTCGCCTGATCCGCCTCGATGGTCCTGGCCGCCTGGGCTGCTTCCCGGAAGGTGACGACCGCCTCGCCGTTCTCCCGCGCCCATGCGGTGAGCATCCTGATGGGCTCCTCCAGGGTTCGCCCGAGATCGGTCAGGCTGTACTCCACGCGCGGCGGCGCCTCGGCGTACGCGTGCCGCTCGACGAGCCCATTGGCCTGGAGCCGGCGCAACGTCTGGGTCAGTACCTTGCGCGAAATGCCACCGCTCAGCTCGACCAGCTCGCCGTGGCGCAACGGGCCGTCGGTCAGCGCGAAGAGCGTGACCATGGACCACTTGCTGGCGATGATCTCCATGGCCAGGAGAGCGGGACAGTCGGCGAGGAAGGCAATTCCGGGTCGCAGGCTCATGCCCCGAAGGTTACCTAGAGGTACCTGACGGCCGCCTATCGTCGTCAAGGTGCGCACGCCCCCTTACTCGCATCTCGCACGATTGAGGTTTCAGGCATGTTCGTCTCCCTTGCCGTCGTCACCGTGTTCATGTCGGCGCTTCTCCTGGTATCGGCCGGGGCCAAGTCTCTGCGGACGCGGCACATCACCGAGCAGATGTCCACCCTCGGAGTGCCGCAGGGCATGATGGCTTTCCTGATCGGCGCTCAGATCGCGGGCGCGGCCGGTGTGATCGCCGGGCTCTGGTGGGGACCCGTCGGAATCGCCGCCGCGATCGGCCTGGCGCTCTATTTCGCTGGGGCGGTCGCCTTTCACCTGCGCGTCGGCGACCGCAAGGGCGCGTCTCCGGCGGTGGTCCTCACCATGGCCTCCGTCGCCCTGATCACATTGCGTGCTGCCACCCTCTGACAGCGGACAGCCGGTCTGACGCCCGCCTTGATCGTGCCGAGTGAGGTCGGTCTCCGATGAGGACGGCCACCGTTGATCATCGTGAGTTGTGTCGACAAACGAAGATCAGCCGGTGGCCGTGGGCCACAGCGTATTGATCAGAAACTCACGGGGGCCTCGTCCAGGACGTAGCGGACGTGTGGGCCGCCGAAGTAGCCGCGGACTATGTGCAGCTGGCGCTGGCGCCGGCGGAAGAAGCGGCGGGTTTCGGCGGCGAGTTCGGCTTGATCGCGGGCTCGGTGCTGCCGGGGCAGGCTGTGCTTGAGGTCGGCGTTGACCAGCTCGTCGGGGTTCAGCTCGGGTGAGTAGGCGGGGAGGAAGTGCAGCTCGACGTCGTCGGGGTGGGCGGCGAGCCAGTCGCGGACCTTCTTGGACCGGTGGGCGGAGTGCCCGTCGACGACGAGGTGGACCTTGTGGTCGAAGTGGCCGGCCAGCCGGTCCAGGAAGCGACACATCACCTCGGCGGTGAAACTCTCGGTGAAGACCATGAAGTGCATCCGGCCCCTGGTGCTGATCGCCGACATCGCGTTCACGGAGAACCGGTTCCCGCTCCGCCGTACGACGGGCGTCTTCCCCTTCTCACCCCAGGTGCGGCCGGTGACCTGGCCCGAGCGGATGCCGACCTGGTCGGCGAACAGAATCTCGCCGCCGTCCCTCCTCACCTTCGCCCTGATCGCCGGCCAGGTCTCCTCGTGCCAGCGGCGCACGGCCTCCGGGTCCTGTTCCACAGCCCGTTTGTCCGGGCGCTGGAAGGACAGGCCCCACCGCTTCAGGTACTTGCCCACCCCCACCTCGGTCAGCCTCACCCGGTACAGCTTCGCGATCAGCTCGCCCACCAGCCGCCGCGTCCACAGTTGCCCGCCCAGGCCCACGTCGCACGGGCGATGGTCGAGAACCGCCTGACGCACGGCGGCCTGCTCGGCCTCCCCGAGTACCTGGTGCACCCCGACCGGCTTGCCCCGCGGCTGCATGACCAGCGCCTCTCGCCCGCCGGCCCGCCACTTCGACCACCAGATGTCGACGGCCTTCAGCGACACGCCGAAGACTGCCGCCACGTCCGCACGGTCCCGGCCCGCCACCAACGCGGCCACCGCCCTCAACCGCAGGGCCTCTTGCGCCGACGGTGACAGATGCCGCGCGTCCCCCACCAGATCGCTCACACCCCACCAACGACCCAGAACCCAAACCGTTTCGGATCAATATGGGATCGTCGCGGGACTGCTCGCGCTCTTCTACTTCTACGCAGGCGCGTTGAAGGTGATCTGCAGCCGTGATCAGCTCCGACCGATGATGGCCTGGGTCGACCACATACCCTTGCCTGCCCTCAGGGCGCTGGGGGCGGTCGAAATACTCGGCGCCATCGGCCTGATCCTGCCGCCGCTGACCGGCATCGCCCCCTCGCTGGCGCCGGCCGCGGCCATCGGCTTCGTACTCCTGCAGACCGGCGCGATCGCCGTCCACCTGAGGGGCGAAGACCGCCGGATCGCACTCAACGCCGGGCTCACCGTCACCGCGGCGGTGACCATCTGGCTGGCCACCCGGCCGTGATCGAGCACAGTCCTCGACCGGGGGATGCGACTACAGGGCCGGCCGCCCCACAGCTGTCATTTCTCATGAACATCGAACACGCCGCCCTTCACGCGCTGCTCGGCTTCGAGGAGGCCGACACCTCCAGCGGCCTCCACCCGCTCCAGCGCCCGAAGTTCGGCGAACTGATGACGCACGCGCGGCCGGGCGACACCGAGCCCATTTCCAAGATGTTCCGCCTCGTGCGCGGCACCGGGCACATCCTCGACGTGCTCGACGTCCTTCACCGCGACGCGTCGCCCCGTGCATCCATGACGGCGCGGCTCTCCGCCATGGACCTACCGTCCGCTGCCCGCGCATCGGAGAGCTGCTGTCCATCGTGAAGTCCACGGTGCGGACCCTTGCCGCTGGCGAACTTCAGCGCGAGCTGACCTACGACGGACTGCGGGCCGCCGAGGCCAAGGCCGCAAGGGCGGACGCCGACCGGCCACCCCCCCGGCTGTGACCGTCGGTCAGGCCCGCGGGGTGCGCGGCTCCAGGCGGAACTCGAAGCCGAGGGTGCCCGGGTCGAGCGCGGTCGCGCCGCCGTCGACGGTGAGCACCGCACCGTTCACGAACGAGGCGGCGGGCGACAGCAGCCAGGCGACCGCCTCCGCGACCTCCTGCGGCTCACCGGGCCGCCCGGCGGGCAGGACCCGGGTCACCTCCTCGTACGCCGCTTCCAGACCGTCCTCTCCCAGGCCCGCCTCGTCGGCGAACCGGTTCATCCGGCGGTCCGCCATGTCGGTGCGCACCCAGCTCGGGCACACGGTGTTGGCGCGCAGCCCCGCGCCCCCGTAGTCGACCGCGAGCGAGCGGCACAGCTGGAGCAGCGCCGCCTTGGAGGTGGCGTAGGCGGCGTTCCCGACGCCGTTGCGCAGGGCGGACACCGAGGCCACCGCGACCACCGCGCCGCGGGCCTCGAGCAGGTGCGGGAGCGCGGCGCGCAGCAGCAGGAACGGACCGGTGAGGTTGGTCCGCATGACCTCGTCCCAGTCCTCCAGGGTCACCTCGCCCACCCCGCCGCCCCGCCCGATGCCGGCGTTGAGCACCAGACCGTCGAGCCGCCCGTACGTGCCGACCACCGTCTCTACGAGCGAGACCACCGCGGCGGGGTCCCCGATGTCCGACGGTACGGGCAGGGCGCCGGTCTCCTCGGCGACCAGCCGCAGCGGCTCGGGGCGGCGCCCGGACACCACCACCTTGTGTCCCGCCAGGGCCAGCGACCGCGCGGTCGCGGCCCCGATCCCCGTCCCGCCCCCGGTCACCAGGTACACGCGCTCGTCCACCATGCCCGCCGCCTCTCCCGTGTCTCGTCCGCCGTCCCGTCCCGGTGATCTTAGGCACGCGCCGCCCCCGGACCGGGCCGGCCGGCGAACCACACGGCGGGGCGCATCGGTCGGGGGGAGCGGGACCGAGAGCGGTCTGGCGCCGGGCGGGCCGTACGTCGGATCATGAGGGTGATCACGGACGGGTGGGGGAGAGCGACATGAGTGACCACACGGACGGCAGGCCGCGGATACGGGACGCCGTGGCCGGCGACCGGTCGGCCATCTGGCCCTTCTGGCACGAGATCGTCGCCGCGGGCGAGACGTACGCCTGGGACCAGGACACCGACGGGCAGGCAGCCCGGGCCCTGTGGACGGCCCCCGGCTCCCGCGTCTTCGTCGTCGAGACGGACCCGGCGACGGAGGCCGGCCCGGCGGCAGGGGCCGGGGCGGCGGCAGGGGCCGGCCCGGCGACCGGGACCGGGGCGGGCGCAGCCGGAGCGATCGTCGCCTCCGCCTCCGTACGCCCCCACCACGGCGGCCCGGCCAGGGGCGTGGCCAACGCCGGCTTCATGGTCGACCCCGCCCACGCCGACCGCGGCATCGACCCCCTGGCCGAACACGTCCTGGACGAGGCCCGCCGCGACGGCTACACGGCGACGGTGTTCAACGCCGTCGTGGAGACCAACCCCGCCCTGCGGCTGTGGCGGTCCCTCGGCTTCACGGTCCTGGGCACCGTGCCGGAGGCGTACGATCACCCCCGCCGCGGCCCGGTCGGCCTGCACATCCTGCACCGCCGGCTCTGAGCGTCGGCGAAGATAGGAAGACCCACCAACCCACCCGTGCCGTGCGGCACGACCAGAGGAGCGACGGCAGATGCCCCCTTCCGGGTCCGGAGCCAGCCCGCGACCGCCGACGATCGCCGACGTCGCCCGTACGGCGGGGGTCTCGCGGACCACCGTCTCGCACGCCCTCAACGGGCTCGGCAAGGTCGACCCCCGGACCCGTGAACGCATCAAGCAGGTGGCGGCCGAGCTGGGTTACCGACCCAACCTGCGGGCCCAGCGGCTGCGGCGCGGCGAGGCCCGGGCGATCGCGCTCGCCTCGTCGATGCCCTTCGCGGTGGCCGGCGGCCCGTCCCGGCTCGGCTTCTACATGGAGGTCGCCGCCGCGGCCGCCGAAAGCGCCCTCCTGCACGACTACGCGCTCGTGCTCGTACCGCCCGTGCAGTCGGGCGCCGCCCTGGACTCGGTCGACATCGACGGCGCCATCGTCGTGGAGCCCGACGTGGACGACGCCGCCGCGGCCCGGCTGCGGCAGCGGGGCCTGCCGTACGTGGCGCTCGGCCGGCCCGTCTCGCCGGACGAGGCCGTCCCGTACGTCGACCTGCACGGCGCGGCCGTCGCCGAGGCGCTCCTGACCCATCTGCGGGAGCAGGGCGCGAGGCGGCCCGCCCTGCTCGTCGGTTCCGGCGAGCGGCACTCCTCGGTGGACGCGCGCGCCGCCTACGAACGGCTCGCCGCCGAGTACGGCTGGCAGCCGATCGTGGCGAGCACCCCGGAGGCCGGCGGCGAACAGGCCGGCTACGAGCGGTGCGCCGCCCTGCTCGCCGAGCACCCCGACCTCGACGCGGTGTGCGCCCTGGTCGACGCCTTCGCCGTCGGCGCGCTGCGGGCCGTCCGGGACAGCGGGCGCACCGTTCCCGACGACGTCATGGTCGTCACCCGTTACGACGGTCTGCGCGCCCGCACCGCGCAGCCGCCGCTGACCGCCGTCGACCTGCACCTGGACCGGGCGGCGGCGGCCGCCGTGGACCTGTTGCTCGGGCGGTTGCGGGGGGACACCCCGGCCGAGGCCGTGGTGACGGTGCCGCCTCCGACGGTGATCCCGCGCGGGTCGTCGCTGCGGACGCCCCCGCCGGCGACGGGCCGCTGAGCCGCCGCCGGGCCGTCGGCTGTCGGCCGGCGAGACGGGGACGGGACGGCTGGACCGGGGCGAGCCGCCGGGGCCGGGGGCAGCCGCGAGGGCGGCCCGGATCAGACGCCCACCATGAGCACCACGCCCGACACCAACGCGAAGACCAGCACGAACAGGCGCATCCTGCGGGCGTCGATCCGCTGGTGCACCAGCCGGCTCAGCCACGCGCCCACGCCGATCGCCGGCACCAGCGCCAGGGCGAGGCCGAGGTCCGCCGTGTCACCCCGCCCGGTCGCGAACAGCAGCGCCAGCGAGGCGACTTCGCCGACGAGGAAGCAGGCCGCCACGGTCGAGCGCAGCTCGGCCGGCGGCCGGTGCTGGTAGACCAGCGCCAGCGGCGGCCCGCCGACGCCCGTCGCCGTCTCCGTCAGGCCGGTCACCGCGCCCGCGCCGACATAGGCGGCCTTGCCCGGTGTGAAGGCCGGTGCCGCCAGGCTCACCACGGCCGCCAGGACGGTCGCGAGGCCCACGTACAGCCCGAGTCGGCGGTCCGGGATCACCCACAACAACGCCAGGCCGGCGGGCGTTGCCGCGAGCCGCGCGGCGGTGATCCAGCCCGCGCCGCGCAGATCGAGCGAGGCCCGCTCGCGCCAGGCGACGTACAGGTTGAGCGGCACCATCGACGCCAGGACGAACACCGGCAGCAGCCCGGGGTCGAGGATCCCGGCCACCGGGGCGACGATCAGCGCGAAGCCCAGGCCGCTGCTGCCCTGGACGAAGGCGGCGGCGGTCACGGTCAGCGCGAGCACCGTCAGGGTCTCACCGGTCATCGCGCCGTGCTCCGTTCCCGGCCGGCCACGGCCGCGCGGGCCCGGGTGGACGTGGGGTGCGCGCGGGTGATCGCCGCCCGGGACACGGTCGCCTCGGCCAGCGCGGCGGCGCGCCGGACCAGTGCCGACCCGTCCCACCCGACCGGCCCGCCGCACCACATTCTGAGGCGTCCCGCGACGAACACGGCCGTGATCTGGTCCCTGTTGCCGCGCCGGACCAGCTCCCAGGGGAGGTCGTGGGAGAGCGCGAGTTCGGGGGTGGCGACGTCGACGAGGAGGAAGTCGGCCGCCAGGCCCGGGGCGATCGTGCCGGTGCGCGCGCCCAGGCCCACGGCGTCGGCGCCGCCACGGGTGGCGTGCTCCAGCCAGGTCCAGCCCGCGCCGCACGAGGAGTCCCCGCCGGCGAGCCCGTAGGCGATCCGCTGGGCGAACTCGGCCGCCTCGGCGAGTCGGAAGCCGTCCCCGCGGGTGCCGTCGGTGCCGAGGCCGAACCGGATGCCGCGTTCGGCCATGGCGGTGGCGGGCGCGACGGCGTTGCCCTTCCACGCGCTGGCCACGGGGTTGTAGCTCACGGCGGTCCCGGTGGTGGCGAGCAGGGTGAGTTCGCGCGGGGTGAGCAGGGTGGCGTGCGCGGCGAGCAGCTGGGGCCCGAGCGCGCCGATCGCGTGCAGGTGCTCCAGCGGCCGCAGGCCGTGGGTCAGGAGGGACCGCTCGACGGCGGCCAGATGCTCGTTGACGTGGATCTGGACGACGGCCCCGGCCGCCGCGGCGAGCGCGGCGGTCCGGCGCAACGTCTCCTCGGTGGCCGCCTCGGGGATGGAGACGGCGAGGGAGGGGTGGACCAGGGGATCGCCCTCGTACCGTACGAGGTGCTTCTCGGCGCGCTCCAGGACGCCGGGGCCGGTGGGAGCCGCGCCGTCCTGGTCGTTGCAGACGAGGCCCAGGACGCAGCGGAGGCCGGCGTCACGGGTGGCGGCCGCGATCACGTCCACGTCCACGTTCGCGCGGGTCCCGGCGTCCGTGACGGTGGTGAAGCCGCCGCGCAGTGCTTCGAGCGCGGCCAACTTGGCGGCCACGTAGGCCGATTCCTCGTCCAGCGCGCCCTCCAGCGG contains these protein-coding regions:
- a CDS encoding cupin domain-containing protein, with product MTEEAKTSEPQTTPVVSVVGPGDGETIVLGTTHMRVLEDGSHTGHRLAIAESVLAPHTQGPPQHRHARHDEGFYVLSGTVRFTVGDEDYDAATGTLVMVPPGTPHTFANLTDQPAVMLSTFTPDLYVQYFRELQEVLAGGRPLTPQANIDAMSRYATEPATGLA
- a CDS encoding helix-turn-helix domain-containing protein; the encoded protein is MSLRPGIAFLADCPALLAMEIIASKWSMVTLFALTDGPLRHGELVELSGGISRKVLTQTLRRLQANGLVERHAYAEAPPRVEYSLTDLGRTLEEPIRMLTAWARENGEAVVTFREAAQAARTIEADQATLVKTPHVDENPSRF
- a CDS encoding DoxX family protein, producing MFVSLAVVTVFMSALLLVSAGAKSLRTRHITEQMSTLGVPQGMMAFLIGAQIAGAAGVIAGLWWGPVGIAAAIGLALYFAGAVAFHLRVGDRKGASPAVVLTMASVALITLRAATL
- a CDS encoding IS630 family transposase, encoding MRAVAALVAGRDRADVAAVFGVSLKAVDIWWSKWRAGGREALVMQPRGKPVGVHQVLGEAEQAAVRQAVLDHRPCDVGLGGQLWTRRLVGELIAKLYRVRLTEVGVGKYLKRWGLSFQRPDKRAVEQDPEAVRRWHEETWPAIRAKVRRDGGEILFADQVGIRSGQVTGRTWGEKGKTPVVRRSGNRFSVNAMSAISTRGRMHFMVFTESFTAEVMCRFLDRLAGHFDHKVHLVVDGHSAHRSKKVRDWLAAHPDDVELHFLPAYSPELNPDELVNADLKHSLPRQHRARDQAELAAETRRFFRRRQRQLHIVRGYFGGPHVRYVLDEAPVSF
- a CDS encoding DoxX family protein, which encodes MVAGLLALFYFYAGALKVICSRDQLRPMMAWVDHIPLPALRALGAVEILGAIGLILPPLTGIAPSLAPAAAIGFVLLQTGAIAVHLRGEDRRIALNAGLTVTAAVTIWLATRP
- a CDS encoding SDR family NAD(P)-dependent oxidoreductase gives rise to the protein MVDERVYLVTGGGTGIGAATARSLALAGHKVVVSGRRPEPLRLVAEETGALPVPSDIGDPAAVVSLVETVVGTYGRLDGLVLNAGIGRGGGVGEVTLEDWDEVMRTNLTGPFLLLRAALPHLLEARGAVVAVASVSALRNGVGNAAYATSKAALLQLCRSLAVDYGGAGLRANTVCPSWVRTDMADRRMNRFADEAGLGEDGLEAAYEEVTRVLPAGRPGEPQEVAEAVAWLLSPAASFVNGAVLTVDGGATALDPGTLGFEFRLEPRTPRA
- a CDS encoding GNAT family N-acetyltransferase encodes the protein MSDHTDGRPRIRDAVAGDRSAIWPFWHEIVAAGETYAWDQDTDGQAARALWTAPGSRVFVVETDPATEAGPAAGAGAAAGAGPATGTGAGAAGAIVASASVRPHHGGPARGVANAGFMVDPAHADRGIDPLAEHVLDEARRDGYTATVFNAVVETNPALRLWRSLGFTVLGTVPEAYDHPRRGPVGLHILHRRL
- a CDS encoding substrate-binding domain-containing protein, which translates into the protein MPPSGSGASPRPPTIADVARTAGVSRTTVSHALNGLGKVDPRTRERIKQVAAELGYRPNLRAQRLRRGEARAIALASSMPFAVAGGPSRLGFYMEVAAAAAESALLHDYALVLVPPVQSGAALDSVDIDGAIVVEPDVDDAAAARLRQRGLPYVALGRPVSPDEAVPYVDLHGAAVAEALLTHLREQGARRPALLVGSGERHSSVDARAAYERLAAEYGWQPIVASTPEAGGEQAGYERCAALLAEHPDLDAVCALVDAFAVGALRAVRDSGRTVPDDVMVVTRYDGLRARTAQPPLTAVDLHLDRAAAAAVDLLLGRLRGDTPAEAVVTVPPPTVIPRGSSLRTPPPATGR
- a CDS encoding sulfite exporter TauE/SafE family protein — protein: MTGETLTVLALTVTAAAFVQGSSGLGFALIVAPVAGILDPGLLPVFVLASMVPLNLYVAWRERASLDLRGAGWITAARLAATPAGLALLWVIPDRRLGLYVGLATVLAAVVSLAAPAFTPGKAAYVGAGAVTGLTETATGVGGPPLALVYQHRPPAELRSTVAACFLVGEVASLALLFATGRGDTADLGLALALVPAIGVGAWLSRLVHQRIDARRMRLFVLVFALVSGVVLMVGV
- a CDS encoding amidohydrolase family protein, translating into MNQHTPLRDLLDSPGPLLLLPDAVLLPEGPATGHAVVVTGGVFTAVGPAGELIGRHPDTAPVRLPGHLLMPGFVDAHHHLTQSFGAALAFGEPSEIFRRVWVPLEGALDEESAYVAAKLAALEALRGGFTTVTDAGTRANVDVDVIAAATRDAGLRCVLGLVCNDQDGAAPTGPGVLERAEKHLVRYEGDPLVHPSLAVSIPEAATEETLRRTAALAAAAGAVVQIHVNEHLAAVERSLLTHGLRPLEHLHAIGALGPQLLAAHATLLTPRELTLLATTGTAVSYNPVASAWKGNAVAPATAMAERGIRFGLGTDGTRGDGFRLAEAAEFAQRIAYGLAGGDSSCGAGWTWLEHATRGGADAVGLGARTGTIAPGLAADFLLVDVATPELALSHDLPWELVRRGNRDQITAVFVAGRLRMWCGGPVGWDGSALVRRAAALAEATVSRAAITRAHPTSTRARAAVAGRERSTAR